A single region of the bacterium BMS3Abin14 genome encodes:
- a CDS encoding SPFH domain / Band 7 family protein — protein MGQMDNNSGDGPFRQPPVFKKPEFKLPDLPAFKMQGKGSKILMSILALLILAGLAYNMLLVYVGPNQYGIKEVKIGIRRGIQKKIYKTGLQFVLPMGFERMYLFPRDLQVFEMTNTPTRATRLHRYTKAAHIQTSDGFFVDVDLAIIYHIIDPYKVITTVGPGTMFEDNGIIPKAEPVLRQALGELSTEQFYNSPLRYEKSLKAQKILDAELRPKGIAVDDVLVRYFRYSDEIQKNIEAKKLQDQLVFKNQAEKKAAAEGAKVKKVIAEGEADIKVKLQEGDAYQVKRLAERDLYVRSKHAAGDLQVKLAEARKTALKNAALRGAGSERLVGLSMAEVYKGLDLIVLSSDGKQGVNPLDLQRTLQMFGVRKGARP, from the coding sequence ATGGGACAGATGGACAACAATAGCGGCGACGGGCCCTTCCGGCAGCCGCCAGTCTTCAAAAAGCCGGAGTTCAAGCTTCCCGACCTCCCGGCCTTCAAGATGCAGGGAAAGGGATCGAAGATCCTCATGTCCATACTCGCGCTGCTCATTCTCGCGGGCCTGGCTTACAACATGCTCCTGGTTTATGTGGGGCCCAACCAGTACGGGATCAAGGAGGTAAAGATCGGGATTCGCCGGGGTATTCAGAAGAAGATATACAAGACCGGGCTGCAGTTTGTTCTGCCGATGGGTTTTGAGAGGATGTACCTTTTTCCCAGGGATCTGCAGGTCTTCGAGATGACCAATACACCGACCAGGGCAACCAGACTGCACCGTTACACCAAGGCCGCGCATATTCAGACATCCGACGGGTTTTTCGTGGACGTTGATCTCGCCATTATCTACCATATTATTGATCCATACAAGGTCATCACCACGGTGGGTCCGGGCACGATGTTCGAGGATAACGGCATCATCCCCAAGGCCGAGCCGGTTCTCAGGCAGGCCCTGGGAGAGCTTTCCACTGAGCAGTTCTACAATAGTCCGCTGCGTTACGAGAAGTCGTTGAAGGCCCAGAAGATCCTGGATGCCGAACTCCGGCCGAAGGGGATCGCGGTTGACGATGTCCTGGTGCGCTATTTTCGGTACAGCGACGAAATCCAGAAGAATATAGAGGCGAAGAAACTCCAGGATCAGCTGGTCTTCAAGAACCAGGCGGAAAAGAAGGCGGCCGCAGAAGGTGCCAAGGTCAAAAAGGTCATCGCCGAGGGGGAAGCGGATATCAAGGTCAAGCTTCAGGAAGGGGATGCCTACCAGGTCAAGCGGCTCGCGGAGCGGGATCTCTATGTCAGGAGCAAACACGCTGCAGGCGATCTGCAGGTCAAGCTGGCCGAGGCCAGAAAGACGGCCCTCAAAAATGCGGCGCTGAGAGGTGCCGGGTCCGAGCGGCTTGTCGGGCTGAGCATGGCCGAGGTATACAAAGGGCTTGACCTCATTGTCCTTTCAAGTGACGGCAAGCAAGGAGTCAACCCGCTGGATCTGCAAAGGACCCTTCAGATGTTCGGGGTCCGGAAGGGAGCGCGGCCATGA